One Hordeum vulgare subsp. vulgare chromosome 4H, MorexV3_pseudomolecules_assembly, whole genome shotgun sequence DNA window includes the following coding sequences:
- the LOC123447040 gene encoding plastidial pyruvate kinase 1, chloroplastic-like isoform X2, with protein sequence MATSAATSSFPSYLFPAPAPRRSGARPARAAAAEGVMDVVSEAELREKGFMGMRKTKLVCTVGPACVDALPALARGGMGVARVNLCHGGRDWHRAAMREVRRLNDEEGFCVSLMVDTEGSQLLVADHGGAASVKADDCSEWLFTSKRTNKAPPFTMHVNFDKFSEGILVGDELVIDGGMATFEVTEKIGGDLRCKCTDPGLLLPRAKLSFWRDGKLVERNFGLPTLSTKDWADIEFGITEGVDCIALSFVKDANDIKSLKTYLSRRSLEHIKIFAKIESLESLKNLKDIIEASDGVMVARGDLGVQVPLEQIPAIQEAIVELCRNLNKPVIVASQLLESMVEYPTPTRAEVADVSEAVRQYADAIMLSAESAIGAFPEKALSVLRAASERMESWSREENMQRLLPQYQLAIALPDRISEQICISAVEMANNLAVDAIFVYTKHGHMASLLSRNRPNPPIFAFTDDANTRKSMNLYWGVIPLQLPLSNNMDDNFKQTIKLLKSKGSVKPGDSVLVVADSDLNQPCAAATSSVYQSIQVRLVD encoded by the exons ATGGCCACCTCCGCCGCCACCAGCTCGTTCCCCTCCTACCTCTTCCCTGCCCCCGCCCCCCGCCGCAGCGGGGCCCGCCCGgcccgggcggcggcggcggagggggtgATGGACGTGGTGTCGGAGGCGGAGCTCAGGGAGAAGGGGTTCATGGGCATGCGGAAGACGAAGCTCGTGTGCACGGTGGGCCCGGCGTGCGTGGACGCGCTGCCGGCGCTGGCGCGCGGCGGGATGGGCGTGGCGCGGGTCAACCTCTGCCACGGGGGCCGCGACTGGCACCGCGCCGCCATGCGCGAGGTGCGGAGGCTCAACGACGAGGAGGGATTCTGCGTCTCCCTCATGGTCGACACCGAGGgctcccagctcctcgtcgccgaCCACGGCGGCGCCGCCTCCGTCAAGGccgat GATTGCTCTGAATGGTTATTTACCAGTAAAAGGACAAATAAAGCTCCCCCATTTACAATGCACGTGAACTTTGATAAGTTCTCTGAAG GCATTCTAGTTGGTGATGAGCTTGTCATTGATGGTGGAATGGCGACATTTGAAGTTACAGAGAAGATCGGGGGTGATCTGCGCTGTAAGTGCACAGACCCAGGTTTGCTTCTTCCTCGAGCCAAGTTGTCATTCTGGAGGGACGGAAAATTAGTTGAAAGGAACTTTGGGCTTCCTACATTATCGACAAAG GATTGGGCTGACATTGAATTTGGCATAACTGAAGGAGTCGATTGTATTGCTCTTTCATTTGTAAAGGATGCTAATGAcattaagtccctgaaaacttacCTCTCCAGAAGATCATTAGA ACACATTAAGATATTCGCAAAGATCGAGAGTCTGGAATCTCTCAAGAACCTTAAAGACATCATAGAGGCATCGGATGGAGTCATGGTTGCGCGTGGTGATCTTGGAGTTCAGGTTCCTCTAGAACAAATCCCAGCCATCCAAGAGGCGATTGTTGAATTATGTAGAAACCTGAACAAGCCTGTGATAGTTGCTTCTCAGCTTCTGGAATCAATGGTTGAATACCCAACACCAACTCGTGCAGAG GTGGCAGATGTTTCTGAAGCAGTGAGGCAATACGCAGATGCTATAATGCTGTCAGCTGAGTCTGCTATAGGTGCATTTCCTGAGAAAGCTCTATCTGTCCTACGCGCTGCTAGTGAGAGGATGGAATCATGGAGCCGTGAGGAAAACATGCAACGACTTCTTCCGCAATATCAGCTTGCAATAGCCCTGCCTGACCGGATTTCGGAGCAGATTTGCATCAGTGCTGTGGAAATGG CGAACAACCTTGCCGTGGACGCCATCTTCGTCTACACAAAGCATGGCCACATGGCGTCGCTCCTATCACGCAACCGGCCCAACCCTCCCATCTTTGCGTTCACCGATGACGCCAACACGAGAAAGAGCATGAACCTTTACTGGGGTGTGATCCCGCTCCAGCTCCCGCTGTCAAATAACATGGACGATAACTTCAAGCAAACCATCAAGCTCCTCAAGTCCAAGGGTTCAGTGAAACCTGGGGACTCCGTCTTGGTCGTCGCCGACTCGGATCTGAATCAGCCTTGTGCTGCTGCCACATCATCGGTGTACCAATCCATTCAGGTCCGATTGGTGGACTAG
- the LOC123447040 gene encoding pyruvate kinase isozyme A, chloroplastic-like isoform X1, with protein MATSAATSSFPSYLFPAPAPRRSGARPARAAAAEGVMDVVSEAELREKGFMGMRKTKLVCTVGPACVDALPALARGGMGVARVNLCHGGRDWHRAAMREVRRLNDEEGFCVSLMVDTEGSQLLVADHGGAASVKADDCSEWLFTSKRTNKAPPFTMHVNFDKFSEGILVGDELVIDGGMATFEVTEKIGGDLRCKCTDPGLLLPRAKLSFWRDGKLVERNFGLPTLSTKDWADIEFGITEGVDCIALSFVKDANDIKSLKTYLSRRSLDRHIKIFAKIESLESLKNLKDIIEASDGVMVARGDLGVQVPLEQIPAIQEAIVELCRNLNKPVIVASQLLESMVEYPTPTRAEVADVSEAVRQYADAIMLSAESAIGAFPEKALSVLRAASERMESWSREENMQRLLPQYQLAIALPDRISEQICISAVEMANNLAVDAIFVYTKHGHMASLLSRNRPNPPIFAFTDDANTRKSMNLYWGVIPLQLPLSNNMDDNFKQTIKLLKSKGSVKPGDSVLVVADSDLNQPCAAATSSVYQSIQVRLVD; from the exons ATGGCCACCTCCGCCGCCACCAGCTCGTTCCCCTCCTACCTCTTCCCTGCCCCCGCCCCCCGCCGCAGCGGGGCCCGCCCGgcccgggcggcggcggcggagggggtgATGGACGTGGTGTCGGAGGCGGAGCTCAGGGAGAAGGGGTTCATGGGCATGCGGAAGACGAAGCTCGTGTGCACGGTGGGCCCGGCGTGCGTGGACGCGCTGCCGGCGCTGGCGCGCGGCGGGATGGGCGTGGCGCGGGTCAACCTCTGCCACGGGGGCCGCGACTGGCACCGCGCCGCCATGCGCGAGGTGCGGAGGCTCAACGACGAGGAGGGATTCTGCGTCTCCCTCATGGTCGACACCGAGGgctcccagctcctcgtcgccgaCCACGGCGGCGCCGCCTCCGTCAAGGccgat GATTGCTCTGAATGGTTATTTACCAGTAAAAGGACAAATAAAGCTCCCCCATTTACAATGCACGTGAACTTTGATAAGTTCTCTGAAG GCATTCTAGTTGGTGATGAGCTTGTCATTGATGGTGGAATGGCGACATTTGAAGTTACAGAGAAGATCGGGGGTGATCTGCGCTGTAAGTGCACAGACCCAGGTTTGCTTCTTCCTCGAGCCAAGTTGTCATTCTGGAGGGACGGAAAATTAGTTGAAAGGAACTTTGGGCTTCCTACATTATCGACAAAG GATTGGGCTGACATTGAATTTGGCATAACTGAAGGAGTCGATTGTATTGCTCTTTCATTTGTAAAGGATGCTAATGAcattaagtccctgaaaacttacCTCTCCAGAAGATCATTAGA CAGACACATTAAGATATTCGCAAAGATCGAGAGTCTGGAATCTCTCAAGAACCTTAAAGACATCATAGAGGCATCGGATGGAGTCATGGTTGCGCGTGGTGATCTTGGAGTTCAGGTTCCTCTAGAACAAATCCCAGCCATCCAAGAGGCGATTGTTGAATTATGTAGAAACCTGAACAAGCCTGTGATAGTTGCTTCTCAGCTTCTGGAATCAATGGTTGAATACCCAACACCAACTCGTGCAGAG GTGGCAGATGTTTCTGAAGCAGTGAGGCAATACGCAGATGCTATAATGCTGTCAGCTGAGTCTGCTATAGGTGCATTTCCTGAGAAAGCTCTATCTGTCCTACGCGCTGCTAGTGAGAGGATGGAATCATGGAGCCGTGAGGAAAACATGCAACGACTTCTTCCGCAATATCAGCTTGCAATAGCCCTGCCTGACCGGATTTCGGAGCAGATTTGCATCAGTGCTGTGGAAATGG CGAACAACCTTGCCGTGGACGCCATCTTCGTCTACACAAAGCATGGCCACATGGCGTCGCTCCTATCACGCAACCGGCCCAACCCTCCCATCTTTGCGTTCACCGATGACGCCAACACGAGAAAGAGCATGAACCTTTACTGGGGTGTGATCCCGCTCCAGCTCCCGCTGTCAAATAACATGGACGATAACTTCAAGCAAACCATCAAGCTCCTCAAGTCCAAGGGTTCAGTGAAACCTGGGGACTCCGTCTTGGTCGTCGCCGACTCGGATCTGAATCAGCCTTGTGCTGCTGCCACATCATCGGTGTACCAATCCATTCAGGTCCGATTGGTGGACTAG